A region from the Lemur catta isolate mLemCat1 chromosome 7, mLemCat1.pri, whole genome shotgun sequence genome encodes:
- the APOA1 gene encoding apolipoprotein A-I yields MKAVVLTLAVLFLTGSQARHFWQQDEPQSPWDRVKDLVTVYVDAVKESGREYVSQFEASALGKQLDLKLGNNWDSLSATITKLREDLGPVTQEFWDNLEKQTEGLRQELSKDLEEVKKKVQPYLDDFQKKWQEDLERYRQKVEPLGTELREGARQKLQELHEKLSPLGEELRDRARTHVDALRAQLAPHTDDLRQRLAARLEALKEGGPGSLAEYHAKATEQLRALSDKAKPALEDLRQGLLPLLENLKSSFLSAVDEATKKLNSQ; encoded by the exons ATGAAAGCTGTGGTGCTGACCTTGGCCGTGCTCTTCCTGACGG GGAGCCAGGCTCGGCATTTCTGGCAGCAAGATGAGCCCCAGTCCCCCTGGGATCGAGTGAAGGATTTGGTCACTGTGTACGTCGACGCAGTCAAAGAAAGTGGCCGAGAATATGTGTCCCAGTTTGAAGCCTCCGCCTTGGGAAAACAGCTGGA cctgaAACTCGGGAACAACTGGGACAGCCTCAGCGCCACCATCACCAAGCTGCGCGAAGATCTGGGCCCGGTGACCCAGGAGTTCTGGGATAACCTGGAGAAGCAGAcagaggggctgaggcaggagttgagCAAGGATCTGGAGGAGGTGAAGAAGAAGGTGCAGCCCTACCTGGACGACTTCCAGAAGAAGTGGCAGGAGGACCTGGAGCGCTACCGCCAGAAGGTGGAGCCGCTGGGCACGGAGCTGCGCGAGGGCGCGCGCCAGAAGTTGCAGGAGCTGCACGAGAAGCTGAGCCCGCTGGGCGAGGAGCTACGCGACCGCGCGCGCACCCACGTGGACGCGCTGCGCGCGCAGCTGGCGCCGCACACCGACGACCTGCGCCAGCGCCTGGCCGCGCGCCTCGAGGCGCTCAAGGAGGGCGGCCCCGGCAGCCTGGCCGAGTACCACGCCAAGGCCACCGAGCAGCTGAGAGCGCTGAGCGATAAGGCCAAGCCCGCGCTCGAGGACCTGCGCCAGGGCCTGCTGCCCCTGCTGGAGAACTTGAAGTCCAGCTTCCTGAGCGCCGTCGACGAGGCCACCAAGAAGCTGAACAGCCAGTGA